The genomic interval GTCGTTGAGCCGGTGCAGCAGTTTCTCGTACTCGGGGCTCTCGTAGTCGGTCCGCTCGGCGATCTGCGCCGTCAGGCGGTCGATCTCCTTTTCCAGATCGAGCACTTCGGCGAAAGCCGACTCGGTCTCGGCATAGAGCGTCGTCGTGTCGGCCACCTTCATCTGCTGGGGCAGGTATCCGATCGTGCACTCGCCGTTACGCGAGACGCCGCCCGAGGTGGGCGGCTGCTCCCCGACGAGCACCTTGAGCATCGTCGACTTGCCCGCTCCGTTCTTGCCCACCAGACCGATCCGGTCTTTGGGGTTGATCAGAAACGATATCTCCTTGAATAGATCCTGTCCGCCGAAGCTGACGGTCAGGTTGTCCACCGAAATCATTCCTCCGCTATACGTTCAACAGTTCGTGAATGGTCGCTTCGGGATTCTCGCTGGCGAACACCGTGCTCCCGGCCACGAGCACCTCGCAGCCTGCGGCGTACACCTCGGCCGCGTTGGCGAGCGTGATGCCGCCGTCGATCTCGATCACGGCCCGCGAGCCGCAGCGGTCGATCTCCCGGCGGAGCTCGGCCACTTTCTCGGTCGATCCTTCGATGAACGACTGTCCGCCGAATCCCGGCTCCACGCTCATCACGAGCACCAGATCGAGTTCGTTCAGGTAGGGCGCGACGGCCGCGGCGGGCGTCTTCGGCTTGATCGACACCCCGGCCTTGGCGCCGGCCTTTTTGATCATGGCGATCGCGC from Alistipes ihumii AP11 carries:
- the rpe gene encoding ribulose-phosphate 3-epimerase; protein product: MPRIISPSVLSADFGHLADDIAMLDRSEAEWIHIDVMDGVFVPNISFGFPVMGPIRQGTKKVLDTHLMIVNPEKYVERFVRAGADIVTIHLEATEDVRGAIAMIKKAGAKAGVSIKPKTPAAAVAPYLNELDLVLVMSVEPGFGGQSFIEGSTEKVAELRREIDRCGSRAVIEIDGGITLANAAEVYAAGCEVLVAGSTVFASENPEATIHELLNV